Within Runella rosea, the genomic segment TGACCTGCACCGTCGGTGTATAAAACCGACAACCCAGTTCATTCTCCAAAAAAGCCATCACGCCGTACATCGTGCCGCGTTGACTGCCGCCGTAGATCAAAATATCCTGTCCTGCGTTGCAATACCGAAAGGATTCGTCGAGTTCGGCAGGTGGTGTGGCTTCTGTTTTTGTTTTGACAAACTCATTGAAACCTACCACAATTTGCGGGCCATCAAAGGGTTGATTTAAAGGTTGAATCGGCAATTCTGCCCCGCTGATTTCTTTTAGCCACCGCTGCAATTCCTGCGCGGACCATTGTTCGGAAGCGGAGGCTGTGGAGGCCAACGCAATGCGATAACCTGATTTTTTTTGAGCAAATAAGGTGTAATTAATGCGCTTTCCTGCCTCAAAAGGAATGAGTTGCGTTAATTTTTCTCCGTTTTTCAACAGTATGTCCACCTGCGCCGTGAAGGGCTGTAAATGGCTGATTTTTAGAGCAAGCGGATGGGCAAAGTCGCGGCTCCGTTGTTCGGTTAAGATACTCTTTTGTTGGTTATCACGGACAGAATACTGAATACTTTGGACCAATTCATTCAGCACGGTAGTCGATAACTCAGACGCTAACTCGGCTTCACCGCTTTCTTTGGTGGTCACTTTGAAAACGTCGCCGTTTGAGGTCAGTTTTTGGGTCGAAAAGGGAAACAGTCGAACGCAAAATTCCCATCGATTTCCGCGCTCTTCCACTTTGAGCAGTAGGGTATTCGTGCCTTTTCTGAGGGTAACGGGAATGACGTCATCGTCGACGGTCAGGCCGCGCGCGCCGGGTGCATCCCAAACTTCAGTGCCATTAACCCACAATCGTCCGCCGTCGTTGGTGCCCAACGCTACAAACCAAATCCCTGCTTCCGGGGCCTGTACTTCGGTGTAGGCGTAAGCACAAATATTGTCTTCCCGCGAGACGGTTTTGTTTAAGTCAATGATGGAATCAGGCGTGATATGCAGCATCCATTTAGCAGTTCCGGTGGCGTGTCTGACCGCGTCGCCCGCTTTGATTTGAGGGTTCTTTTCACCGCCGATTTTGATTAAAAAGTCATTGTTAAACCCTACTAAATGGTCCCATTGCTGAAAAGCATCTTTGGGTTTTTCCAATGAAAACGGCCCGCACAACAGCCACGTTTGGAGCCATTTTCCTGTCGTAATGGGTTGAGGGGCAATTTTTTGCGCATGGGTTTTCCCCGCAAAGAAGATTGTTAAAAAACAGAGGAACAGAATGCATTTTTTCATGGTACAAGGTTTGGAATCAGGTATATTCGTAGTACCTTTTTAAAAGTAAAAAAGGCTATCTAAAGCTACAGCTTTGTTACTGGCACCAGCCAGCGGGCTGAAAGGGTCTTATGTGTAGAATAGAGCTTTTTTTAGATGCATACAGCATGACAAACAACTGAGAGGAATAGCCCAAACCTCTGCTCGATAAGTATTACAGTGACATTCATTTGATTTACAAACCCATGTTTTCTAAAAATACTTTTTACAATCTCGTTTTCCTTCTTTGCGGCGTAATGACGCTGAACGCTCAACCCATCAGCCTTAAAAATGCAACGGTTATTGTTGCATCTTCGGTGCCTTCGCCCATGAAGGAAACTGCCGCGCGAATGTTGACGGAGGAGATTGCCAAACGTACAAATCTGACCTTAAAAACGGCTGCGAATTGGCCTAAAACCAATGTACTAACGATAGCACTCGTGCTTGCCAATGACCGTGAATTGTTGGAAAAAACCATTCCTGCACGAACCGAGAAAAGCAGCGCGGAGTACCAAGCCGAAGGTTTTCGGGTGGTAAGTGAGGCCAATGTACTTTGGATTATCGGAGCCGATGCGCGTGGGGTTTTATTTGGTACCGGTTGGTTATTACGGAAGCTTCAATTGTCGCCGGGAGTAGCGCAATTGGACACTAAAGTGGATTTTGCTTCCTCGCCGGCGTATCCCATTCGGGGGCATCAATTGGGGTATCGTCATACGGCCAACTCGTACGATGCGTGGACGGTAGCGCAGTATGAGCAGTATTTTAGGGAGTTAGCCATTTTTGGTACCAATGCCGTAGAAGGAATCCCGTTTCATGAAGATGAAAAACCCAATCCGCATTTTAAAATTCCTGCGTCCGAAATGCGCATTAAAATGGGCGCTTTGTGCCAATTGTACGACATGGATTACTGGGTTTGGACACCCGTGACGTTTGAGTTGACCGACAAAGAAAAACGGTCCGCCGAACTCAAACTGCACGAAGAATTTTATAAAAACTGTCCGCGCCTTGACCATATTTTTGTGCCCGGCGGTGACCCCGGCGACAATCATCCAAGCGAGGTAATGCCGTTTTTGAAAGATTTACACCAAATTCTCACCAAATACCATCCCAAAGCGAAGATCTGGATTTCGTTGCAGGGCTTCAGCGTGGAGCAAACGGATTATTTTTATCGGTATTTGGCCGAAAATAACCCCGATTGGTTACAGGGCGTAGTGTCCGGGCCGGGCAGCCCGCCGATGGCAGAAACACGGTTTCGTTTGCCAAAAAAATACCAACACCGCGAGTACCCTGACATTACGCACAACGTCCGTTGTGAGTTTCCCGTGCGCGGTTGGGATCAGGCTTATGCCCTGACATTGGGGCGTGAAGCGTCCAATCCGCGTCCGTATGCCTTTGCTGAAATCCACCAAACCTACGCGCCTTTTACTGATGGTTTTGTCTCCTATTCCGACGGTTGCCACGACGATATCAACAAGGTGATTTGGAGTATGCGCGGCTGGAATCCGCAATTGGACGTCCGCGAGATTTTGACTGATTATACTAATTTCTTTTTTGGAAAAACCGTTAATGAATCAGCCGCCGACGGTATCGCGGCGCTTGAAAATAACTGGAAAGGACCGCTTGTTCAAAACGGCGGCGTAGAAGCAACGTTTGCTTTTTGGAAAAACTTAGAAACGGCCAATCCGACCTTAAAAGGTAACTGGCGTTGGCAGATGCTTTTGTTGCGGGCCTATTATGATACGTACACAAAACGCAGATTAACCTATGAACAACCCCTTGAAAAACAGGCGAATGCGCTTTTGTCAGAAGCTCCAAAAACGGGTGCAGAGAAAGCCATGGAAGCAGCGTTGGAGACCGTAAACAAAGCCGATAAAGTAAACATCGCTCCCGATTTACGTCAGAAAATTGAGCAGCTGTGTGCCGATTTATATGCTTCGATTGGCCTGCAAACGAGCGTGCCTAAGCACAAGGCCAAAGGCTACGAGCGCGGCGCTGTGCTGGATTTGGTGGATTATCCGCTCAATAACCGTTGGTGGTTGGCCGATGAATTTAAGAAAATTAGCGCCTTGCCTTCCAACGAAGCTAAATTACAACGACTGAAAACCATCAGTACATGGGAAAACCCCGGCCCGGGAAGTTTTTACGACGATGTTTCCAGCGTAGCCAAAGGCCCGCGCGTCAAGACGTTCTCCGACGATGCAACCGACGTGGCGTGGTGGCAGGACGGTTTCAGTCGGGCGCGGCTTTCGTCGCAATTGTTTCAGAAATGTCCTGAATTGGTCTATGATAATCTTCAACCGGGTGCGCGCTACATTCTTCGGGTGGTAGGCGAAGGCGAAGCTTTGTTACGGGTAGATAACCATCGTTTACAGCCAACCGTTTATAACCGTGAAACCGAATCGGTGAAAGAATGGATTGTGCCGCTTTCGCTGACGCAGGATGGAAAATTGCACGTCACGTTTGATGAGCCGGAAGAATCGCATTTGAATTGGCGCAAGCAGTCTAAAATTTCGGATGTTTGGTTGTTGAAACAGTAAAAACCAATGAAAGAACTCTTGCCGGTTTCGGGCATCATTACCGTTTTGAATACGCCTTTTGATGGGCAAGGTCGGGTCGATGAAGCTTCGTTGAGAAGAAATGTGCAGTATGCTTTGGCGTCGGGCGTAGCGGGGTTTTTGGTGCCCGCGATGGCTTCGGAGGTGTATTCGTTGGAAATAGCGGAGCGCTTGCGTATGGTGGAAATCGTGACGGAAGAAGTGGCTGGGCGCATTCCGATCTTTGCAGGTGCGGGTGAACGCAACGCTGCCCGACAGCAGGAAATGGTGCGGCACTACGTGCAAATGGGCTGCCGACAGGTGTTGTTTCAAATTCCGTTTGAGAACGAAACCCAATTCAAAAAGCAGTTTTATGACTTAGCCGCCATCGGTCCCGAAATCATCATGTTGCAGGATTGGGATGCCAACGGTGTGGGGCTTTCAGATGCGCTCATTTTAGAGCTTTTCAGGGAAGTAGACGCCTTTCGCAGCCTGAAGATAGAAACCGTTCCTGCGGGTGTGAAATACAGCCGAATTTTGGCATTGACCGACGGAAAACTTCATTTGAGCGGCGGCTGGGCCGTGACGCAAATGATAGAAGGCTTGAAGCGAGGCGTTCACGCGTTTATGCCCACGGGAATGCACCTGATTTATACGACCATTTACAATTACTTCAAAATGGGAGAAATCGAAAAAGCGGAAGCGCTGTTTTATCGGTTACTCCCCGTGTTGAGTTTCTCCAACCAACACCTCGATATTTCGATTCATTTCTTCAAACGCCTTCTGCACCGTCAGGGGATTTACAGCACGCCTACTACGCGCGCGGCACTTTTGCCGTTTGATGCCGTTCATGAGCAAATCGCAGAGGCGCTGATTGAGCGAGTGACGGCGATGGAAGCGGAGTTACAAAAAGGATAAATGGCTTTCTATGCCTTTGGCGGTGCCCTTACCCCCAAGTTTGAAGGAGTTGAAGATGGAAAAACATCCTCAATGGCAAAACCGAAACATCTTACGCCGGGCGAGTCTTATTTTTAATAGCTTTCAATTGCTCAATGTCTTTCAAATCTTTTTCTCGGCCTAACATCTGTTTCTCTGCTATCAAATCATCCAAGCTGATGATCGAAAATTCAACGCCATTTCTGGTAACTTTTTCCCTTCTTAGATAAGCTTCACGGAATTTTGTGGAGGTAGTGACTCCCGGCAAGAAGTCGAGAGTACATGCTTCTAAATTAAATCGAAAGATGGATTTATCAGGTCGGGGAGATTGTTCAGCCCTATATTTGCCGACATCAAATCCCATTTCTTCCAAGGCGTTAAGCAAATTGAAGTAGTTTGAAATGCTGGGACTATACCAAATGTCCAAATCAGGCTTATCTACGACCAATCCATCATGCGTTGTTGATTTTCTGATATATCCATGAAAACCGACAGCCGTCCCACCGATTATCATGCATAATACTTTATATTTATTTAAGGCAGTGAAGATTTCTGTGAAGGTCTCAACGTAACTCATAAGGTATTCGGTATTCTATTCTCAGGCGTATGATTTGCCAATGATGGTTTGTCGTCATCACCTCTTAAGTAATGAATAAAGCTTGCAAATTCGCGATGACGCTCTTCAACCACGGCAGCACTGACCTTTTGGTCCGTTGTAGCGGCTTTCAGCTCCTGAACGGTGTTGTATTTCTCCAGCTTTTTCATGTTTGTTGATCAGAACTTTTTATTCCGGATACCTCAATCAAGCTAATACTTGTACTGATAACACATTTTCTGTTTTAACTATCCATACAAATATAGGTAATTATAGGGCAGTTATGTGGTATCCCTCTTACAAAAAAGTTGAGGGTATTTTTTAACCTTAACGGCGCTATTGGCATTTGAAAAGAACTTTTTTGTTATTTTTGGTAAAGAATAAACTAAAAGAAGTATGTCAACTTTAGAATTGAAAGCGGAGATTCATAAGAAAATAGATGCCTTAGATAATGTTTCCGAACTGATTGATCTCAATCTGTCTTTAGACTGGTTTATGCAGGAAAAGTTAACGGATGAGGAAAAAACAGTCTTGGAAAGATTAAATCAGGCCAAAAAAAGCGCGGATGAAGGGACTGGAATGCTGCATGATGACGTAATGAAAGAAGCAAAACAATGGCTAAAAAGGTAATTTGGCAATCCGACGCAAAAGAGGATTTTAGAGAGATTGTCAATTATCTGCTGGATACATGGCATTTTAAGCATTTGAAGGTGTTTTCATCGCCAAGTGCGTAAAATCAACAAAAAAGGAGTTGAGGATGAAAACACCCTCAACGACACAGATTAATCAATACTTAGTTTTAAAAATTGGCTATAAAGAATTTTTGTGGGTTCTTTATAGTTTTTAAATTGTTTGGGATATTTAACCTTAAGCAATGGTATTTTACTTTTATTGGGCAAATAAATAACACGTAATAAATAATTCCCTTTACCAAAAAAACTCTTTATTGCACTTTCTGATATTATTGTTAAAGGAATAGAACAATTTTGTTGTTCAGACAGTACAACAGAACCTTTCAAAATTTCCACCAAATCTCGTTTATCGAAACCATCCATTAGGGTCTGAGTGCCGATAAAATCGGCCATTGCTTCAAATAAACTATCTTTTTTTTGATTCTCGTAGTAACAACTAAAGAGATATTTTTTTTTATCTTCTTTAGTTAAATCACAGGGAAGGTCATCCTTAGATATTATTTTTCCGAAACTCATATTTTTTTTTGTTTTTCCATGTGCGATTTTATAAAAATCATATTTTATATTTTGGAAAAAAATCATAGTAGGCTCTTTATCTAAATCAACACATTCTAACTCCAACCAAACTTCATCTGATGGAAAGCTACATTTGTGTTTCAAAAGCCTAAGTTCTACATTTTGAGCGTATCCAAGTATGGTAAATAAGAGTAAGACAACTACCTTCATAAGATTAAATTATGGTTTAAATTTCATGCCTTTGGCAGTTTCCTCTCTGCCAAGTTACTCTTGCAAAAAAACGTTGAGGGTGGAAAACACCCTCAACGGCATTAACGGCGTCGAGAACCTCTCACCCTACAATTTAACACCCACACTTTTACCCGCATAGACTCCCTGCGGCAAGTCTACCACCAATAAAGTAGTATTTTGCTTGCTGTCTGGTACGGAAAAATAGCCTTCTCCTTTGGCTGTGTAAATACCCGGTACGGTGACGCTTATTCGGCTCAATTTTCGGGAAGGGTCGGCGAGGGTGAGTTCTTTCAGTCGGTTGCCGTTTAGTTTGAGCATCGCCATGCCTTGGCTGTCCATTCTCAGTTTTGCTCCCTTGGCGATTTCCACTTCGCCGTTCTTATAAAAAGCCAACTGAATGATTCCTAAGTTAGTGTGCTTTACGGCCTGTAAATCAGACGTGTTGGAAAGGATTTCGATGGAACGGTTCGCACTGCCAGCCAATTGCTGCTCCGACACATTGGGCACGATAATGTATTGGTAAGAAGCGCCGTTGGGTTTATTTCCGTGATTGAACCAAAGTGTAAACACGTCTTCTTTGACCTCTTCTTTGCTGATGTTTTTCTGGTCCGTGATGTCCGACCAACGCCCCGTTTCCGGCTGATTGGACAGGTTGATGGTGGTGGGTTCGGGGAAAATGTACCCTACTTTGTCGTGGTACACCCATTTCACCCTTTCAGCCACTCGGTTGCCTTGCGGGAGGGTCTTTTTCGTGCCGTCCTGCATGACGGTTACGTCGCTTCGCATCAATACTTGATTGATGGTGGTGGCGACGGGCAGATCGGGCTTGGATTTAATGTCGGTGCCGAGACACACGTATTCTTCGTCAAAAAAGAACCACGATTTTTTGGCTTCGGTCAGATCGTGCGGGCTTTTGAAATCAAAGGCCACGGCTCCGTACAAACCATCGGTTACGGCCCCCACAAATCCCGTCAGTCCTTCTTTCTGAATGTCTTCCGGGCCGTACAATTTGGGCTTTTGCATAATGGTGGTTCCCGATATTTTTTGCCAGTCGTACACCGCCCAAATGTTGTGGTATTCGTCGCCTTTGAGCATCAGGTAGTTGGTGCCGTCGGCGCGGTGGTGAGTGGTCTTGCCGGGGCCGTTGTAAGGCTCTTCCATGTTGCGGTTGCGGGTAGAAAACATCCGAACGGTAGTATAAAACCCGGGCCGCTGAAACACAAAATGCTCGGTTTGCCAGAAGAATTTGGCGAACGATTGAGAAGGTTTGGCTTCCCCTTTTCGGAGCCGAATGATTTCTTCCATCTCCTTTTTACGGTAATAGGTGCTGACCAAAACCCGTTCGATTTCGAGTGTGCTTTGTGGTTGAAAATCAGCCACTTTCTGCGAAATACTACGGTTTTTAACGCTGATATCTTCGTACACTCCATACACCATTTGTTTGTAGATACCGTCCAAATAATAGTCTACGAGTTGGTTTGTTTTTTCTTTGGAAAAAGCATATCGTGTGCCGGCCACGTAATACAACCACTCGCCGTACGCGTTGGCGTATTTGTCGTGTCCATAGGAGGTGGTATTATTGACGCGGTCCAGTCGGTGGTGAAAACTGTAATCATGTTGAATACCAGGTTCGCCCGTCGCAAATTTCATTTCTCCTTCAATGATTTTGATGATGTTGTCAAACTCCTTTGCATCGCCTCGGAAGAGTAAATTTTTGGCCAAAATCCCCGCAATCACGATTCGGTCGCCGCTTTGACGGGCACCCGACGCACTCAT encodes:
- a CDS encoding dihydrodipicolinate synthase family protein, which translates into the protein MKELLPVSGIITVLNTPFDGQGRVDEASLRRNVQYALASGVAGFLVPAMASEVYSLEIAERLRMVEIVTEEVAGRIPIFAGAGERNAARQQEMVRHYVQMGCRQVLFQIPFENETQFKKQFYDLAAIGPEIIMLQDWDANGVGLSDALILELFREVDAFRSLKIETVPAGVKYSRILALTDGKLHLSGGWAVTQMIEGLKRGVHAFMPTGMHLIYTTIYNYFKMGEIEKAEALFYRLLPVLSFSNQHLDISIHFFKRLLHRQGIYSTPTTRAALLPFDAVHEQIAEALIERVTAMEAELQKG
- a CDS encoding polysaccharide lyase family 8 super-sandwich domain-containing protein → MKRSIKALLMALFGSVFTIFCHAQNKDLETIKGRIVTELMSSNVSDKAIEAIMAKMNEDGSFQGINYTDLSRTASFPHRGHTRDLVYLAKAYKSKTSTFYQNKKVKDLITKGLDFWVKHDFVGDNWHDNQITTPTNLGNLMLVIGDELPKDLVEKAQPMIGRANMSASGARQSGDRIVIAGILAKNLLFRGDAKEFDNIIKIIEGEMKFATGEPGIQHDYSFHHRLDRVNNTTSYGHDKYANAYGEWLYYVAGTRYAFSKEKTNQLVDYYLDGIYKQMVYGVYEDISVKNRSISQKVADFQPQSTLEIERVLVSTYYRKKEMEEIIRLRKGEAKPSQSFAKFFWQTEHFVFQRPGFYTTVRMFSTRNRNMEEPYNGPGKTTHHRADGTNYLMLKGDEYHNIWAVYDWQKISGTTIMQKPKLYGPEDIQKEGLTGFVGAVTDGLYGAVAFDFKSPHDLTEAKKSWFFFDEEYVCLGTDIKSKPDLPVATTINQVLMRSDVTVMQDGTKKTLPQGNRVAERVKWVYHDKVGYIFPEPTTINLSNQPETGRWSDITDQKNISKEEVKEDVFTLWFNHGNKPNGASYQYIIVPNVSEQQLAGSANRSIEILSNTSDLQAVKHTNLGIIQLAFYKNGEVEIAKGAKLRMDSQGMAMLKLNGNRLKELTLADPSRKLSRISVTVPGIYTAKGEGYFSVPDSKQNTTLLVVDLPQGVYAGKSVGVKL
- a CDS encoding nucleotidyltransferase, which gives rise to MSYVETFTEIFTALNKYKVLCMIIGGTAVGFHGYIRKSTTHDGLVVDKPDLDIWYSPSISNYFNLLNALEEMGFDVGKYRAEQSPRPDKSIFRFNLEACTLDFLPGVTTSTKFREAYLRREKVTRNGVEFSIISLDDLIAEKQMLGREKDLKDIEQLKAIKNKTRPA